The Formosa sp. Hel1_33_131 genome window below encodes:
- a CDS encoding DEAD/DEAH box helicase, protein MNAFKELGLEDHLVQAITDLGFETPSEVQEKTIPLLLDEDRDLVALAQTGTGKTAAFGFPMLQKIDINSRTTQGLILSPTRELCLQITNEMKLYGKHCKGLNVTAIYGGASITDQANQVKRGAQIIVATPGRMKDMISRRLVDISKIEYAVLDEADEMLNMGFFEDITEILSYTPEEKSTWLFSATMPKEVSLIAKKFMDSPTEVTVGHKNMGSKNVSHEYFVVGARDRYQALKRLADANPEIFSVIFCRTKRDTQKVAEQLIEDGYNAGALHGDLSQNQRDVVMKSFRAKQIQMLVATDVAARGIDVDDITHVINYQLPDEIEIYTHRSGRTGRAGKTGISMVIASKSEVRKIKSIERIIQKEFIKKEVPNGMEICEVQLKALASKIHDTEINQEIEPYLNDINSLFEDVTKDELIKKFFSAEFTRFFNYYKKSKDLKSQSGSTSDDNYRSDNNSARFFINIGSKDGYDWMKLKDFLRDTLQLNQDDLYKVDVKDSFAFFNTDAAHKDKVLEFFTDFKQDGRFINVEVTEKKSRDRNRGGGGGGRRSGGEGGYGGGRGRGRNDRSKGSSSGFKSESRGRRSDSDSSSSRSPRRSSDFKPSGGGDFSRARKSRR, encoded by the coding sequence ATGAATGCATTCAAAGAACTTGGACTAGAAGATCATTTAGTTCAAGCCATTACAGACTTAGGTTTTGAAACGCCGAGTGAAGTACAAGAAAAAACAATCCCATTATTATTAGACGAAGACAGAGATCTCGTTGCTTTGGCACAAACAGGAACTGGTAAAACAGCTGCTTTTGGATTTCCAATGCTACAGAAAATCGACATCAACAGTCGTACGACTCAAGGTCTTATTTTATCTCCAACAAGAGAGCTTTGTTTACAGATTACCAACGAGATGAAATTGTATGGTAAGCACTGTAAAGGACTTAACGTGACTGCAATTTATGGTGGTGCTAGCATTACAGACCAAGCCAATCAAGTAAAAAGAGGAGCGCAAATTATTGTAGCAACTCCAGGGAGAATGAAAGATATGATTAGCCGACGATTGGTTGATATCTCCAAAATTGAATATGCAGTTTTGGATGAGGCTGATGAGATGCTGAACATGGGCTTCTTTGAAGATATTACAGAAATTTTATCTTACACACCAGAAGAAAAAAGCACATGGCTCTTTTCGGCAACCATGCCAAAAGAAGTGTCTTTAATTGCTAAAAAATTCATGGACAGCCCGACAGAAGTCACAGTTGGTCACAAAAACATGGGAAGTAAAAATGTTTCTCACGAATATTTCGTAGTTGGAGCAAGAGATCGTTACCAAGCGTTGAAGCGTTTAGCCGATGCCAATCCAGAAATATTTTCAGTTATATTCTGTAGAACCAAAAGAGATACTCAAAAAGTAGCGGAACAACTTATTGAAGATGGTTACAATGCTGGTGCCTTACATGGTGATTTAAGTCAAAACCAGCGTGACGTGGTCATGAAGTCATTCAGAGCTAAGCAAATTCAAATGCTTGTTGCAACCGATGTTGCAGCACGTGGAATTGATGTGGACGATATTACACACGTTATTAATTATCAATTGCCAGATGAAATAGAAATTTATACCCACCGAAGCGGTCGAACAGGTCGTGCCGGAAAAACGGGAATTTCTATGGTGATTGCTTCTAAGAGTGAAGTTCGAAAAATTAAAAGTATCGAACGGATCATCCAAAAAGAATTTATCAAAAAAGAAGTGCCTAATGGTATGGAAATTTGTGAAGTTCAATTGAAAGCTCTTGCTAGTAAAATTCACGATACAGAAATCAATCAAGAAATTGAGCCGTATTTGAATGACATCAATAGTTTATTTGAAGATGTTACTAAAGATGAATTGATCAAGAAATTCTTTTCTGCTGAATTTACACGTTTCTTTAATTATTATAAAAAATCTAAAGATTTAAAATCACAATCTGGAAGTACTTCCGATGATAATTACCGTTCTGATAACAATTCGGCGCGTTTCTTTATCAACATAGGAAGCAAAGATGGATACGATTGGATGAAGTTAAAAGATTTCTTAAGAGATACCTTACAACTGAATCAAGACGATCTTTATAAAGTAGATGTTAAAGACAGTTTTGCGTTTTTTAACACGGATGCTGCTCATAAAGATAAAGTCTTAGAATTCTTTACAGACTTCAAACAAGACGGACGCTTTATCAACGTTGAAGTCACAGAAAAAAAGAGTCGCGATCGCAATCGTGGTGGCGGTGGCGGTGGTCGTCGTTCTGGTGGTGAAGGCGGCTACGGAGGTGGCCGCGGAAGAGGTCGTAATGACCGTTCTAAAGGTTCTTCTTCTGGGTTCAAATCTGAAAGTAGAGGACGCAGAAGTGATAGTGATTCGTCTAGCAGCAGATCTCCACGACGTTCATCAGACTTTAAACCAAGTGGTGGTGGCGATTTTTCAAGAGCAAGAAAAAGCCGTAGATAA
- a CDS encoding non-canonical purine NTP diphosphatase, translating to MNIVFATNNPNKIKEVQALIPSHIKLVSLEEIGCTEDIPETQNTIEGNAIQKADYIKEHYGLDCFADDTGLEVLALDGAPGVFSARYAGPQRNAEDNMNLLLSELDSKDNRSARFKTVIAIHFQGKLISFEGICEGEITHKKIGTDGFGYDPIFKPTDYKQTFAELSLAEKNRIGHRGKAVSKLVNYLNMH from the coding sequence ATGAATATTGTATTCGCTACCAATAACCCCAATAAAATCAAAGAGGTTCAAGCCTTGATCCCCTCCCACATAAAACTGGTAAGTCTGGAAGAAATTGGCTGTACGGAAGACATTCCCGAAACTCAAAATACTATTGAGGGCAATGCCATTCAAAAAGCAGATTATATTAAAGAACATTATGGTCTTGATTGTTTTGCCGATGACACAGGATTGGAAGTGCTTGCTTTGGATGGCGCACCAGGAGTTTTTTCTGCACGCTATGCTGGCCCTCAACGCAATGCAGAGGACAATATGAATCTGTTATTATCAGAATTAGATTCAAAAGACAATCGCTCTGCACGGTTCAAAACCGTGATTGCAATACATTTTCAAGGAAAACTGATAAGTTTTGAAGGGATTTGTGAAGGAGAAATTACCCATAAAAAAATAGGAACGGACGGTTTTGGCTATGACCCCATCTTTAAACCTACAGATTACAAACAGACCTTTGCTGAACTTTCTTTGGCTGAGAAAAATCGGATTGGACACCGAGGAAAAGCCGTTTCAAAATTGGTAAACTATTTAAATATGCATTAA
- the rlmH gene encoding 23S rRNA (pseudouridine(1915)-N(3))-methyltransferase RlmH produces the protein MQIKLIAIGKTDLTELNHLISVYQNRLSHYVRFSFEIIPDLKNSKNLSKKLQKEEEGKLILSKIYATDRLILLDENGKEMNSVGFSSFLQKQMNSGIKQLVLVIGGPYGFSEAVYQKASGTLALSKMTFSHQMVRLFVIEQLYRGFTILKNEPYHHR, from the coding sequence ATGCAAATTAAACTCATTGCCATAGGGAAAACAGATTTAACTGAACTGAACCACCTTATTTCCGTCTATCAAAACCGATTGTCGCATTATGTGCGATTTTCGTTTGAAATTATTCCAGACCTGAAAAACAGTAAAAATTTATCTAAAAAACTTCAAAAAGAAGAAGAGGGTAAATTAATTCTCAGCAAAATTTATGCCACAGACCGATTGATATTATTGGATGAGAATGGCAAAGAAATGAACTCTGTTGGATTTTCTTCCTTTCTTCAAAAACAGATGAATTCAGGAATCAAACAATTGGTGCTAGTGATTGGAGGGCCTTATGGGTTTTCGGAAGCCGTCTATCAAAAAGCATCTGGAACCTTGGCACTTTCAAAAATGACGTTTTCACATCAAATGGTTCGACTCTTTGTTATTGAGCAACTCTACAGAGGGTTTACGATTCTCAAAAATGAACCTTATCACCACCGTTAA
- the nadC gene encoding carboxylating nicotinate-nucleotide diphosphorylase produces MITNEQFKNEVQLIIANAVREDVGDGDYSSLACIPSDAVGKAKLLIKDNGVIAGVNFAKQVFQYVDPNLRVETLINDGEQVKFGDIAFYVEGSKQSILKAERIVLNAMQRMSAVATKTHSYVEILKGTNTKILDTRKTTPGFRALEKWAVAIGGGVNHRFALYDMIMLKDNHIDFAGGITKAISTTKEYLKKHQLDLQIVVEARDLEEIEEILENKGVHRILIDNFNYTDTQKAIKLIGDKCQTESSGGIDEVTLRFYAECGVNYISCGSLTHSVSNMDLSLKAI; encoded by the coding sequence ATGATCACCAACGAACAATTTAAAAACGAAGTACAATTAATAATAGCCAATGCAGTCCGAGAAGATGTAGGGGATGGAGATTACAGTTCTCTAGCATGTATTCCTTCGGATGCTGTTGGCAAAGCAAAGCTTTTAATAAAAGATAATGGCGTGATTGCGGGCGTCAATTTTGCCAAGCAAGTCTTTCAGTATGTCGATCCGAACCTGCGTGTAGAAACGCTTATCAACGATGGGGAACAAGTTAAGTTTGGGGATATCGCTTTTTATGTGGAAGGATCTAAACAATCCATCCTCAAAGCCGAACGTATTGTTCTCAATGCAATGCAGCGCATGAGTGCGGTAGCTACAAAAACACATTCCTATGTTGAAATTCTAAAAGGAACCAACACCAAAATTTTAGATACACGTAAAACAACTCCAGGATTTAGAGCCTTAGAAAAATGGGCTGTCGCCATTGGTGGAGGTGTCAACCATCGGTTTGCATTGTATGACATGATTATGCTGAAAGACAACCATATTGATTTTGCAGGCGGAATTACCAAAGCAATTTCAACAACCAAAGAGTATTTAAAGAAACACCAATTGGACCTTCAAATTGTGGTGGAAGCCCGTGATTTAGAAGAAATCGAAGAGATTTTAGAGAATAAAGGCGTTCATCGAATTTTAATTGACAACTTCAATTATACCGATACACAAAAAGCAATCAAACTGATTGGAGACAAATGCCAGACGGAATCCTCAGGAGGCATTGATGAAGTCACCCTTCGGTTTTATGCAGAATGTGGCGTGAATTACATTTCCTGTGGTTCTTTGACCCACTCTGTTTCAAATATGGATTTAAGCCTCAAAGCAATTTAA
- a CDS encoding YihY/virulence factor BrkB family protein, protein MSKTTEDKLDKIPILNWIAKLLKRIQLPGSQGFSFYDLLEMYVIGIFKGALTTRASAIAFSFFTAIFPFLLFIIILIPYIPFDNFKVDFLEFLDSILPPQTSDFFNQNIFENINDRSTGGLLSTVFLVSMFLMANGVNAVFSGFENSYHQQLNRNFIKQYFYAFGVAIILVILLILTVIGFGYAQIYLIHPIVERFGSGDASNELFWITKAKYFFFVIMIYLSMASLYYFGTKDGKLSSFLSVGALFTTFLILVSSYLFGLYINNFSTYNELYGSIGGLLILLFYFWLNANIILLGHELNSSLQLLKKKCTP, encoded by the coding sequence ATGAGTAAAACTACAGAAGATAAACTAGATAAAATTCCAATTCTAAATTGGATCGCAAAACTCCTAAAGCGAATTCAGCTTCCTGGATCTCAAGGTTTTTCTTTCTATGATTTGTTAGAAATGTATGTGATTGGTATTTTTAAAGGAGCACTTACAACACGCGCGAGTGCCATTGCATTTAGTTTTTTTACAGCCATATTTCCTTTTTTGTTGTTCATTATTATTCTGATACCCTACATTCCTTTTGATAATTTTAAAGTGGATTTTTTAGAGTTTTTAGATTCTATTTTACCGCCTCAAACATCCGATTTTTTCAATCAAAATATTTTTGAAAACATCAATGATAGGAGTACAGGAGGTTTGCTTTCAACCGTCTTTCTTGTCTCTATGTTTTTGATGGCTAACGGCGTAAATGCCGTGTTTTCAGGATTCGAAAATTCCTACCACCAACAACTCAATCGCAATTTTATTAAACAATATTTTTATGCTTTTGGAGTTGCCATCATTCTTGTCATTCTTTTAATCCTGACGGTTATTGGATTTGGATATGCTCAAATTTATTTAATTCATCCCATAGTCGAAAGGTTCGGTTCTGGCGATGCGAGCAACGAGCTTTTTTGGATTACAAAAGCAAAGTATTTCTTTTTTGTAATTATGATTTATCTCAGTATGGCCAGCTTATATTACTTCGGAACTAAAGACGGAAAGTTGTCTAGTTTCTTATCTGTAGGAGCCCTGTTTACCACCTTTTTAATACTTGTGAGCTCTTATTTATTTGGTCTTTATATTAATAATTTCTCTACCTATAATGAATTATATGGTTCCATTGGGGGTTTATTAATTCTCCTATTCTACTTTTGGTTGAATGCAAACATTATCCTTCTAGGTCATGAATTGAATTCGTCTCTTCAACTTCTAAAGAAAAAATGCACGCCATAG
- the priA gene encoding replication restart helicase PriA → MHAIEVFFIDVILPLSLERNFTYAITKAEADFIKRGVRVAVPFGKNKVYTGIVYNIHHIAPTAYEAKSIHSILDESPVVNQFQFKLWEWMSSYYLCSMGEIMRAAMPNAFLLESETIISLNPSTEFEVNSLKDDEYLVCEALQQQSSLKVDEINAIIDRKNSFPVLKRLLDQKVIALEQELSEKYKPKLIRCVRLHPNYQHENALQELVETLKSASKQREIVLSYFNLANATKQIKVADLKTKSKATSTQIKTLIDKGVFEEYHYQTDRIQFQDSEYGASTELNTYQETALEEIDGLFETQNIVLLHGVTSSGKTEIYVKMIESILAEGKQALYLVPEIALTSQLVQRLQKYFGNQIAVYHSRYSQNERVEVWNHVLNQSENARVVIGARSSVFLPFSNLGLVIVDEEHEQSYKQFDPSPRYHARDTAIVLAALFKAKTLLGSATPSLESFYNATKEHKFGYVAITKRFNNVLMPEIELVDLTDKYKRKRMKGHFSDRLIAEIKETLEAESQVILFQNRRGYSPVVSCNTCGHTPECPNCDVSLTFHQYRNQLRCHYCSHTMAMQQFCGACGGVEIDSKGFGTEQIQEEIEVLFPEAKVARMDLDTTRGKYSYDRIIASFENKEVDILVGTQMVTKGLDFRHVKLVGVLNADQLINFPDFRAHERSFQLLQQVAGRAGRTDERGKVIIQTYNPHHTILQQVSINDYDSMFVEQLEDRRIYKYPPYCRIIKLTLKHKDYNKVNEGAEWLAISLRHVFKDNVLGPEFPVVSRIRNQYHKNILLKIPQNQSLVKTKSVLQKIKMSFSSTRDFRAVRLLINVDNY, encoded by the coding sequence ATGCACGCCATAGAAGTCTTTTTTATCGATGTTATTTTACCGCTTTCCTTAGAGCGGAATTTCACCTACGCCATCACCAAAGCGGAAGCAGACTTTATTAAAAGAGGGGTCAGAGTTGCGGTCCCTTTTGGAAAAAACAAAGTCTATACAGGCATCGTCTATAACATACATCACATTGCGCCTACAGCTTATGAAGCGAAGTCGATTCACAGTATATTAGATGAAAGTCCTGTGGTCAACCAGTTTCAATTTAAATTGTGGGAGTGGATGTCAAGTTATTATTTGTGTAGCATGGGAGAAATCATGCGTGCCGCAATGCCCAATGCTTTTTTGTTGGAAAGTGAAACGATTATCTCATTAAACCCATCCACAGAGTTTGAAGTAAACAGCTTAAAGGACGATGAGTATTTGGTGTGTGAAGCACTGCAACAACAATCCAGTTTAAAGGTCGATGAAATCAATGCGATTATTGACAGAAAAAATTCGTTCCCAGTTTTAAAACGTCTTCTCGATCAAAAAGTGATTGCTTTAGAACAGGAATTATCTGAAAAATACAAGCCTAAATTAATTCGTTGCGTACGTTTACATCCCAATTATCAGCATGAAAACGCCTTGCAAGAACTTGTGGAGACGCTGAAAAGTGCGTCCAAACAACGGGAGATTGTTTTAAGTTATTTTAATTTAGCGAACGCTACCAAACAAATCAAAGTAGCGGATCTTAAGACCAAAAGCAAAGCGACTTCTACTCAAATTAAAACATTAATAGATAAAGGCGTTTTTGAAGAGTATCATTACCAAACCGATCGCATTCAGTTTCAAGATTCAGAGTATGGTGCTTCAACAGAACTAAATACCTATCAAGAAACCGCTTTAGAAGAAATTGATGGTCTTTTTGAAACACAAAATATTGTATTACTTCATGGGGTAACGTCTTCGGGGAAAACCGAGATTTATGTCAAAATGATAGAATCGATTTTAGCCGAAGGAAAGCAGGCTCTCTATTTAGTGCCTGAAATTGCGTTGACGTCGCAGTTGGTGCAGCGTTTGCAAAAATACTTTGGGAATCAAATTGCGGTTTATCACTCGCGCTATTCACAAAATGAACGTGTTGAAGTTTGGAATCATGTCTTAAATCAGTCCGAGAATGCACGTGTTGTCATTGGTGCACGCTCCTCTGTTTTTCTTCCCTTTAGTAATTTAGGACTCGTCATTGTCGATGAAGAACACGAGCAATCCTATAAGCAATTTGATCCTTCGCCACGTTACCATGCAAGAGACACAGCGATTGTGTTAGCGGCTCTATTTAAGGCAAAAACACTTTTGGGATCCGCCACGCCGAGTCTTGAAAGTTTTTACAATGCCACCAAAGAACATAAATTTGGGTACGTAGCGATCACTAAACGTTTTAACAATGTCTTAATGCCAGAAATTGAACTGGTAGATTTGACAGATAAATACAAGCGAAAACGCATGAAAGGTCATTTTAGTGACCGATTGATTGCAGAGATAAAAGAGACTTTAGAGGCGGAATCTCAAGTCATTTTGTTTCAAAACAGGCGTGGATATTCTCCCGTAGTATCCTGTAATACTTGCGGACACACCCCAGAATGTCCAAATTGTGATGTGAGTTTGACCTTTCATCAATATAGAAATCAACTCCGATGCCATTATTGCAGCCATACCATGGCAATGCAACAATTTTGTGGCGCCTGTGGAGGGGTTGAAATTGACAGTAAAGGCTTTGGGACGGAACAAATTCAAGAAGAAATAGAGGTGTTATTTCCAGAGGCTAAAGTGGCTCGGATGGATTTGGATACCACCCGAGGAAAATACAGTTACGATCGCATTATAGCCAGCTTTGAAAATAAAGAGGTTGATATTTTAGTGGGAACGCAAATGGTTACCAAAGGGCTTGATTTTAGACATGTAAAATTAGTAGGTGTTTTGAATGCCGATCAATTGATTAATTTTCCTGACTTTAGAGCGCATGAACGGAGTTTTCAGCTGTTGCAACAAGTTGCAGGGCGTGCAGGCAGAACCGATGAAAGGGGCAAAGTGATCATTCAAACCTACAATCCGCATCATACCATCTTGCAACAAGTATCTATAAACGATTATGATTCCATGTTTGTAGAGCAGCTAGAAGACCGTCGTATTTATAAGTATCCTCCTTATTGCCGCATCATTAAATTGACTCTTAAACATAAGGACTATAATAAAGTAAACGAGGGTGCTGAATGGTTGGCAATCAGTTTAAGGCATGTGTTTAAAGACAATGTCTTAGGACCTGAATTCCCTGTAGTTTCAAGAATACGGAATCAATATCATAAAAACATTTTACTTAAAATACCTCAAAATCAATCGCTGGTAAAAACGAAGTCAGTGCTTCAGAAAATTAAAATGAGTTTTTCTAGTACGAGAGATTTCAGAGCGGTTCGCTTGCTTATTAATGTAGATAATTACTAA
- a CDS encoding LytR/AlgR family response regulator transcription factor codes for MTLNCIIVDDNSTQRLATLRLINNHPSLNLMGKFTSVVEAKKFLLTTPIDLIIMEVNLSVSDGFDLLDSYIDTPELKTPYVIIISEDASHAFKAFEYNAIDYLAKPASKKRFNEAIAKTVLQAKMKENFQDYDGEHIFVKSNLKKRKIYINEIKWIEALGDYVKLITNNKSFVILSTMKAFENELPKGLFLRIHKSYIVNLKKVERYDSRHVEIEKMKLPLSRTRKAQLTQALDVIVD; via the coding sequence ATGACTTTAAACTGTATAATTGTTGACGATAATTCTACACAACGATTAGCCACATTAAGACTAATTAACAACCACCCTTCTCTTAATTTGATGGGGAAATTCACATCTGTAGTTGAAGCTAAAAAATTCCTTCTCACAACCCCTATAGACCTTATTATAATGGAGGTCAACCTTTCTGTTTCTGATGGATTTGATCTCTTAGACAGTTACATCGACACTCCCGAACTCAAGACTCCTTACGTTATCATAATAAGTGAAGATGCATCTCATGCCTTTAAAGCATTCGAATACAATGCAATCGATTACTTAGCAAAACCAGCCTCTAAAAAACGTTTTAACGAAGCCATTGCTAAAACTGTATTGCAAGCAAAAATGAAAGAAAATTTCCAAGATTATGATGGAGAGCATATTTTTGTAAAGAGCAATCTTAAAAAACGTAAAATATACATCAACGAGATCAAATGGATTGAAGCTCTCGGTGACTACGTGAAATTAATAACTAATAACAAAAGCTTCGTTATTCTTTCGACCATGAAAGCCTTTGAAAACGAACTCCCAAAAGGACTGTTCTTAAGAATCCATAAATCCTATATTGTCAATTTGAAAAAAGTGGAACGTTACGATAGCAGACATGTAGAGATTGAAAAAATGAAACTTCCCTTAAGCAGAACTCGAAAGGCACAATTGACACAAGCTTTGGATGTGATTGTGGATTAG
- the rpsF gene encoding 30S ribosomal protein S6, which produces MNHYETVFILNPVLSDTQIKETVKKYEDLLVSKGAKMVSKEDWGLKKLAYPIQNKKSGFYHLFEFTAPGEAIGPLEVEFRRDERFMRYLTVSLDKHAISWAERRRVKLKEKA; this is translated from the coding sequence ATGAATCATTACGAAACTGTTTTCATCTTGAATCCCGTTTTATCTGACACACAGATAAAGGAAACAGTAAAGAAATACGAGGACTTACTCGTTTCTAAAGGAGCAAAGATGGTATCGAAAGAAGATTGGGGGCTAAAGAAATTAGCGTATCCAATCCAAAACAAAAAAAGTGGCTTTTACCACTTATTTGAATTTACAGCACCTGGAGAGGCTATTGGCCCTTTAGAAGTAGAATTTAGACGTGACGAGCGTTTTATGCGTTATCTAACTGTTAGTTTAGATAAACATGCAATCTCATGGGCTGAAAGAAGAAGAGTTAAACTTAAAGAAAAAGCGTAA
- the rpsR gene encoding 30S ribosomal protein S18 — MSIEQQAKGKKDGEIRYLTPLNIDTNKAKKYCRFKKSGIKYIDYKDPDFLIKFVNEQGKLLPRRLTGTSLKFQRKVSVAVKRARHLALMPYVADLMK; from the coding sequence ATGTCTATAGAACAACAAGCCAAAGGAAAAAAAGATGGTGAAATCAGATATTTAACGCCTTTAAATATTGACACCAACAAAGCTAAAAAATACTGTCGTTTCAAAAAATCAGGTATCAAGTATATCGATTATAAAGATCCAGATTTTTTAATAAAATTTGTAAACGAACAAGGTAAGTTATTACCAAGACGTTTAACTGGAACCTCTTTAAAGTTTCAAAGAAAAGTGTCTGTTGCTGTCAAAAGAGCAAGACATTTAGCCTTGATGCCTTATGTAGCCGATTTAATGAAATAA
- the rplI gene encoding 50S ribosomal protein L9, which yields MELILKHDVEGLGFKDDVVTVKNGYGRNSLIPGGKAILATVSARKVLAENLKQRAFKEKKIVDEAEAIAEALKALEIKIAAKVGSGDKLFGSVNNIDLAAAIEKAGHSIDKKFINVTGGNVKRLGKYNAIIRLHRDVAVDFPFEIIAAK from the coding sequence ATGGAACTTATATTAAAACATGACGTAGAAGGATTGGGGTTTAAAGACGATGTTGTAACAGTGAAAAACGGTTATGGTAGAAATTCTTTAATTCCGGGTGGTAAAGCCATTCTTGCTACGGTATCTGCTAGAAAAGTATTAGCAGAAAACTTAAAACAACGCGCATTCAAAGAAAAGAAAATAGTAGATGAAGCCGAAGCAATTGCTGAAGCTTTAAAAGCTTTAGAAATCAAAATAGCAGCGAAAGTTGGTAGTGGAGATAAATTATTTGGATCTGTTAACAATATTGATTTAGCAGCAGCTATTGAAAAAGCAGGCCATTCAATTGACAAAAAATTTATCAATGTTACCGGTGGTAATGTAAAACGTCTTGGTAAATACAATGCAATCATTCGTCTTCACAGAGATGTAGCAGTTGATTTTCCTTTTGAAATTATTGCAGCTAAATAA